The following coding sequences lie in one Apium graveolens cultivar Ventura chromosome 3, ASM990537v1, whole genome shotgun sequence genomic window:
- the LOC141713750 gene encoding LOW QUALITY PROTEIN: uncharacterized protein LOC141713750 (The sequence of the model RefSeq protein was modified relative to this genomic sequence to represent the inferred CDS: inserted 4 bases in 2 codons; substituted 1 base at 1 genomic stop codon), with amino-acid sequence MNLTDREITDEQLDSMFPQDGYTILDTPASYVPIRTPARKLLATPTPMGTPLYAIPEENRGQQFDVPKELPGGLPSMKPEDYQYFGALLNEEDEEEMSPDEHTMRKIMKLLLKVKNGTPTQRKMALRQLTDKAREFGAAQLFSQILPLLMQPTLEDQERHLLVKVINRVLYKLDELVRPYVHKILVVIEPLLIDEDYYARLEGXEIISNLSKAAGLATMISAMRPDIDNIDEYVRNTTARAFSVVASTLGIPAILPFLKAVCQSKKSWQARHXGIKIVQQIAILIGCAVLPHLPFLVETIEHGLNDESQKIRTITALSLAALAEASAPYGIESFDSVLKPLWKGIRSHRGKVLAAFLKAIGFIIPLMDAVYASYYTKEVMIILISEFQTPDEEMKKIVLKVVKQCVSTEGVEADYIRSEILPEFFRNFWVRRMALDRRNYKQLVETTVEVGNKVGVADIVGRIMEDLKDDSELYRGMVMETIEKVVSDLGASDIDARLEELLIDGILYAFQAQTSGDANVILNGFSAVVNSLGKRVKPYLPQICGTIKWLLNNKNAKVRQQAADLISRVAVVMKQCQEEQLMGHLAAVXYEYLGEEYPEVLGSILGALKAIVNVIGMSKMTPPIKDLLPRLTPILKNRHEKVQENCIDLVGRIADRGAEFIPAREWMRICFELLEMLKAHKKGIRRATVNTFGYIAKVIGPQDVLATLLNNLKVQERQNRVCTTLAIAIVAETCSPFTVLPALMNEYRVPELNVQNGVLKSLSFIFEYIGEMGKDYIYVVTPLLVDALMDRDLVHRQTAASAVKHMALGVAGLGSEDALVHLMNYVWPNIFETSPHVVNAVMEAIEGMRVALGAAIVLNYCVQGLFHPARKVREIYWKLYNSLYIGAQDAIVAAYPTLDDEDRNMCSRPELTMFV; translated from the exons ATGAATCTAACTGAtagag aAATCACTGATGAACAACTTGACTCAATGTTCCCGCAGGATGGATATACAATCTTAGATACTCCGGCTTCTTATGTGCCTATCAGAACACCTGCTAGGAAACTACTTGCTACCCCCACTCCCATGGGAACTCCGCTTTATGCAATCCCTGAAGAAAATAGGGGTCAGCAATTCGATGTTCCAAAAGAATTGCCAGGTGGTTTGCCATCCATGAAGCCCGAAGATTACCAGTACTTCGGAGCTTTGCTGAATgaggaagatgaagaagaaatGTCTCCTGATGAGCACACAATGCGAAAAATCATGAAACTGTTGCTTAAGGTGAAGAATGGAACACCAACTCAGCGTAAAATGGCTTTGAGACAGCTCACTGATAAGGCTCGGGAGTTTGGTGCCGCCCAATTGTTTAGTCAAATCCTCCCTCTTCTCATGCAACCCACCTTAGAAGATCAGGAGAGACATCTTTTGGTGAAGGTCATTAACAGAGTATTATATAAACTGGATGAGTTGGTACGTCCTTATGTACACAAAATCCTTGTGGTAATTGAGCCTTTATTAATTGATGAGGATTATTATGCCCGTTTAGAGGGATGAGAAATTATATCCAATCTCAGCAAAGCAGCTGGTCTGGCTACAATGATTTCTGCAATGCGTCCTGATATTGATAACATTGATGAGTATGTGAGGAACACCACTGCAAGAGCCTTCAGTGTTGTTGCTTCTACACTTGGGATACCTGCCATTTTGCCATTCTTAAAAGCTGTATGTCAAAGTAAGAAGTCATGGCAAGCTCGTCA AGGTATTAAGATTGTTCAGCAAATTGCTATACTGATAGGCTGTGCAGTTCTTCCTCACTTGCCCTTTCTTGTAGAAACTATTGAACATGGTCTAAATGATGAGAGTCAGAAGATCAGAACTATCACTGCTCTATCTTTAGCAGCTCTTGCAGAGGCCTCTGCTCCTTATGGTATTGAGAGCTTTGACTCAGTTTTGAAGCCCTTATGGAAGGGTATTAGGTCACACCGTGGGAAAGTCTTGGCTGCTTTTTTGAAGGCGATTGGTTTCATTATACCACTAATGGATGCGGTATATGCAAGTTACTATACAAAAGAAGTCATGATAATTTTAATAAGTGAGTTTCAGACACCcgatgaagaaatgaagaagattgtgttAAAAGTGGTCAAGCAGTGTGTGAGCACTGAAGGTGTAGAGGCTGACTACATTCGAAGTGAAATATTGCCTGAATTTTTCCGCAATTTTTGGGTTCGAAGGATGGCTTTGGATCGTAGAAATTATAAACAGCTTGTAGAGACTACTGTCGAAGTGGGAAACAAAGTTGGAGTTGCTGATATTGTTGGAAGAATAATGGAGGACCTTAAAGATGATAGTGAACTGTATAGGGGAATGGTTATGGAGACGATTGAGAAGGTCGTATCTGATTTGGGTGCATCTGATATTGATGCTCGCTTGGAAGAGCTTTTGATTGATGGTATACTTTATGCATTCCAAGCGCAGACCAGCGGTGATGCTAATGTGATCCTTAATGGGTTCAGTGCAGTTGTAAATTCTTTAGGGAAGAGGGTGAAGCCTTACCTTCCCCAGATATGTGGTACAATTAAGTGGCTTCTGAACAACAAGAATGCAAAGGTTAGACAGCAGGCAGCAGATCTCATTTCCCGGGTTGCAGTGGTCATGAAACAGTGCCAAGAAGAGCAACTTATGGGACATCTTGCGGCTGT TTATGAGTATTTGGGAGAAGAATATCCTGAAGTCTTGGGATCAATACTGGGAGCACTTAAAGCAATTGTGAATGTTATTGGTATGTCTAAAATGACTCCTCCAATCAAAGATTTGCTTCCTCGGTTGACCCCAATTTTGAAGAATCGGCATGAGAAGGTTCAGGAGAACTGTATTGATCTTGTTGGTCGAATTGCTGATCGTGGAGCTGAGTTTATTCCTGCAAGGGAGTGGATGAGGATATGCTTTGAGCTTCTTGAGATGCTTAAAGCCCACAAAAAGGGAATTCGTCGGGCTACAGTGAACACTTTTGGGTACATCGCAAAAGTTATTGGACCACAAGACGTTCTGGCAACCTTGTTGAACAATCTCAAGGTTCAGGAGCGCCAGAATCGCGTGTGCACAACTTTGGCAATTGCTATAGTTGCAGAAACTTGTTCTCCTTTTACAGTTTTACCTGCCTTGATGAATGAATATCGTGTTCCTGAGCTAAATGTGCAGAATGGTGTTCTGAAATCCCTTTCCTTTATTTTCGAGTATATTGGTGAAATGGGTAAAGATTACATATATGTTGTGACTCCATTACTTGTAGACGCTCTGATGGACAGGGATCTGGTTCACAGGCAGACCGCTGCATCAGCCGTCAAGCACATGGCTTTGGGTGTGGCTGGTCTGGGATCTGAGGATGCTTTGGTTCATTTGATGAACTACGTCTGGCCCAACATATTTGAGACTTCACCGCATGTTGTAAATGCTGTCATGGAAGCCATAGAAGGGATGAGGGTTGCATTAGGCGCAGCTATTGTACTTAACTACTGTGTTCAGGGGTTGTTTCATCCAGCAAGAAAGGTTAGAGAAATATACTGGAAGTTATACAACTCACTCTACATTGGCGCTCAAGATGCAATCGTGGCTGCTTATCCTACACTTGATGATGAGGATCGGAACATGTGTAGCCGGCCTGAATTGACTATGTTTGTGTAA
- the LOC141711497 gene encoding putative tetraacyldisaccharide 4'-kinase, mitochondrial isoform X1: protein MGRVRKMVNEIAYTPLIWSSRVEGGGGLSELSTIQLSLIPLLSLTSFLYKIILSLRHHLYRFRLLPTHRLPVPVISVGNLSWGGNGKTPMVEFIAHCFLHSGISPLILTRGYGCADEAKMLQRHFHATSARIGVGANRAAIATSFLQNYSYTHHRLSSQHIVPSVPNSSTIGVVILDDGMQHLHLGRDVDIVMVNGMMPWGNRKLLPLGPLREPLTALTRANIVVVHHADLMLEQEIEVLELTIRENNKAAPIYYAKMTPSHLFSVGKVSCELPLAAIHNRTIFCLSAIGCADSFARSIEQLRPRCVDRMDFNDHHVFRSEDVEKIMLRLQELLVKFGSEPIVIVTEKDYDRDPKMFRNLEPFEVLVLCSKLQIVSRAGCTDEQFKKCIKQLLKAF from the exons ATGGGGAGAGTGCGAAAGATGGTGAATGAGATAGCATACACGCCATTGATATGGAGCAGTAGAGTAGAAGGAGGAGGAGGACTTTCAGAACTCTCCACAATTCAACTCTCTCTCATCCCCCTCCTCTCCTTAACTTCCTTTCTCTACAAAATCATCCTCTCCCTCCGCCACCACCTCTACCGCTTTCGTCTGCTCCCCACTCACAG GTTGCCTGTCCCGGTTATTAGTGTTGGGAATCTAAGTTGGGGAGGTAATGGAAAGACTCCAATGGTCGAGTTCATAGCTCATTGCTTTCTTCATTCCGGAATTTCCCCTCTCATTCTCACTAGG GGTTATGGTTGCGCCGATGAAGCTAAAATGCTTCAAAGACATTTTCATGCTACCTCTGCAAGGATAGGTGTAGGTGCGAATCGGGCAGCTATTGCTACCTCTTTTCTTCAAAATTATTCTTACACACACCACAGACTCTCTTCTCAACACATCGTACCAAGTGTTCCCAATTCAAGCACCATAGGGGTTGTGATTCTTGACGATGGAATGCAG CATCTACATTTGGGCCGTGATGTGGATATTGTAATGGTAAATGGGATGATGCCATGGGGTAACCGTAAGTTACTTCCCCTTGGTCCTTTACGGGAGCCGTTGACTGCGCTGACGCGAGCTAATATTGTTGTAGTTCATCATGCAGACTTG ATGTTAGAGCAGGAAATTGAAGTCCTCGAATTAACAATTCGTGAAAACAATAAAGCTGCTCCAATATACTATGCTAAAATGACTCCCTCACACTTATTTTCCGTGGGAAAAGTTTCTTGTGAATTACCTTTGGCGGCTATACATAACCGGACTATTTTCTGCTTATCTGCTATTGGTTGTGCTGATTCATTTGCCCGGAGTATTGAGCAG TTAAGACCAAGATGTGTTGATAGAATGGATTTTAACGACCATCATGTATTTCGAAGCGAG GATGTTGAGAAGATCATGCTGAGACTCCAAGAACTTCTAGTGAAGTTCGGTTCTGAGCCTATTGTAATTGTAACGGAAAAG GATTATGATCGAGATCCTAAGATGTTTAGAAACTTAGAACCTTTCGAGGTGTTGGTTCTTTGTTCAAAGCTGCAGATTGTATCTCGAGCTGGTTGTACAGATGAACAGTTTAAGAAGTGTATAAAGCAGCTCTTGAAAGCCTTTTGA
- the LOC141711496 gene encoding photosynthetic NDH subunit of lumenal location 3, chloroplastic gives MFLPSLSQTKAMAAHVNRLLEVLPATPKLCKSAKPWRMVTTMSCSAKKLQHTQEDAIKTTRRMSISFASIAFLGTSGIGKSLAEDNGFWIDGPLPIPSVNNKIGNEETGTRSFLKNGLYMADIGIKGRQYRIYKYAFDLLAMGDLIGKDAFSYVRKYLRLKSTFMYYDFDKLISAASENDKKPLTDLANRLFDNFEKLEGAVKEHNLEQTESYYQDTTGILQEVMTRMA, from the exons ATGTTTCTTCCCTCACTCTCTCAAACCAAGGCAATGGCAGCTCATGTAAACAGATTGTTGGAAGTTTTACCAGCCACTCCAAAGCTTTGTAAATCAGCAAAGCCCTGGAGGATGGTAACAACAATGAGCTGTTCCGCCAAAAAGTTGCAGCATACTCAAGAAGACGCCATTAAAACAACAAGAAGGATGTCAATAAGCTTTGCTTCTATAGCTTTTCTCGGAACTTCTGGTATTGGTAAATCTCTTGCAGAAGATAATGGCTTCTGGATCGATGGTCCTTTACCAATACCCTCTGTTAACAATA AGATTGGAAATGAGGAGACAGGGACTCGGTCATTCCTAAAAAATGGACTCTACATGGCAGATATTGGTATAAAAGGAAGGCAGTACAGGATATACAAGTATGCGTTTGATCTATTGGCCATGGGAGATTTGATAGGAAAAGATGCTTTCAGTTATGTTAGGAAGTATTTGCGCCTAAAATCTACCTTTATGTACTATGATTTTGACAAACTGATCTCGGCAGCTTCAGAAAATGACAAGAAACCTCTCACTGATTTGGCCAACAGATTGTTCGATAACTTTGAAAAG CTTGAGGGTGCCGTGAAGGAGCACAACCTTGAGCAGACAGAATCCTACTATCAAGACACCACCGGAATTCTTCAGGAAGTGATGACTAGGATGGCATAA
- the LOC141711497 gene encoding putative tetraacyldisaccharide 4'-kinase, mitochondrial isoform X2, with amino-acid sequence MGRVRKMVNEIAYTPLIWSSRVEGGGGLSELSTIQLSLIPLLSLTSFLYKIILSLRHHLYRFRLLPTHSVGNLSWGGNGKTPMVEFIAHCFLHSGISPLILTRGYGCADEAKMLQRHFHATSARIGVGANRAAIATSFLQNYSYTHHRLSSQHIVPSVPNSSTIGVVILDDGMQHLHLGRDVDIVMVNGMMPWGNRKLLPLGPLREPLTALTRANIVVVHHADLMLEQEIEVLELTIRENNKAAPIYYAKMTPSHLFSVGKVSCELPLAAIHNRTIFCLSAIGCADSFARSIEQLRPRCVDRMDFNDHHVFRSEDVEKIMLRLQELLVKFGSEPIVIVTEKDYDRDPKMFRNLEPFEVLVLCSKLQIVSRAGCTDEQFKKCIKQLLKAF; translated from the exons ATGGGGAGAGTGCGAAAGATGGTGAATGAGATAGCATACACGCCATTGATATGGAGCAGTAGAGTAGAAGGAGGAGGAGGACTTTCAGAACTCTCCACAATTCAACTCTCTCTCATCCCCCTCCTCTCCTTAACTTCCTTTCTCTACAAAATCATCCTCTCCCTCCGCCACCACCTCTACCGCTTTCGTCTGCTCCCCACTCACAG TGTTGGGAATCTAAGTTGGGGAGGTAATGGAAAGACTCCAATGGTCGAGTTCATAGCTCATTGCTTTCTTCATTCCGGAATTTCCCCTCTCATTCTCACTAGG GGTTATGGTTGCGCCGATGAAGCTAAAATGCTTCAAAGACATTTTCATGCTACCTCTGCAAGGATAGGTGTAGGTGCGAATCGGGCAGCTATTGCTACCTCTTTTCTTCAAAATTATTCTTACACACACCACAGACTCTCTTCTCAACACATCGTACCAAGTGTTCCCAATTCAAGCACCATAGGGGTTGTGATTCTTGACGATGGAATGCAG CATCTACATTTGGGCCGTGATGTGGATATTGTAATGGTAAATGGGATGATGCCATGGGGTAACCGTAAGTTACTTCCCCTTGGTCCTTTACGGGAGCCGTTGACTGCGCTGACGCGAGCTAATATTGTTGTAGTTCATCATGCAGACTTG ATGTTAGAGCAGGAAATTGAAGTCCTCGAATTAACAATTCGTGAAAACAATAAAGCTGCTCCAATATACTATGCTAAAATGACTCCCTCACACTTATTTTCCGTGGGAAAAGTTTCTTGTGAATTACCTTTGGCGGCTATACATAACCGGACTATTTTCTGCTTATCTGCTATTGGTTGTGCTGATTCATTTGCCCGGAGTATTGAGCAG TTAAGACCAAGATGTGTTGATAGAATGGATTTTAACGACCATCATGTATTTCGAAGCGAG GATGTTGAGAAGATCATGCTGAGACTCCAAGAACTTCTAGTGAAGTTCGGTTCTGAGCCTATTGTAATTGTAACGGAAAAG GATTATGATCGAGATCCTAAGATGTTTAGAAACTTAGAACCTTTCGAGGTGTTGGTTCTTTGTTCAAAGCTGCAGATTGTATCTCGAGCTGGTTGTACAGATGAACAGTTTAAGAAGTGTATAAAGCAGCTCTTGAAAGCCTTTTGA
- the LOC141711495 gene encoding uncharacterized protein LOC141711495 has product MACDFHALHFQTIKTSSHTIQSHLTSPSIFFPFLKHQYHHQQQLSYLSTFPSKPISYKSKIYPLHVSSSLSPPRSKEEAILQAKTSLCTALDKPLNNAKLTGKFKKLKQTKLRVEIPVVDDESPDRLCQLALQIFGDTPVKIKGTGAIKVLFVWPNLNLKEAGIKSFESYSKNTVEHMDILSANNRKVGGSNDIAVFVAPETSQISVIKAVSESFYPRPVAILNPRWGLDEEATLGEFVASFEVVYSFTGLEVKGILSRRQGVIFTSGEEWSVWVEEGDFKLVSTFKARPSLAQVENVLYNFMAINSPVTKSVKFLRDMLSNVTGNK; this is encoded by the coding sequence ATGGCTTGTGATTTCCATGCTCTGCATTTCCAAACAATTAAAACCTCTAGCCACACAATTCAATCCCATTTAACATCTCCCTCCATATTTTTTCCATTCCTCAAACATCAGTATCATCATCAACAACAACTATCTTATCTTTCTACCTTTCCATCAAAACCTATTTCTTACAAATCTAAAATTTATCCACTACATGTTTCCTCTTCACTATCTCCAccaagatctaaagaagaagcCATTCTCCAAGCCAAAACATCCCTTTGTACCGCCTTAGATAAGCCTCTAAACAATGCAAAACTGACTGGAAAATTCAAGAAACTGAAGCAAACTAAACTCCGGGTTGAGATTCCAGTAGTGGACGATGAATCTCCGGATCGCCTCTGCCAACTGGCTCTCCAAATATTCGGAGACACGCCAGTTAAAATAAAAGGCACTGGTGCTATCAAGGTTTTATTTGTTTGGCCTAATCTTAATCTCAAGGAAGCTGGTATCAAGTCCTTTGAATCATACTCAAAAAACACGGTGGAGCACATGGATATTTTATCAGCGAATAACAGAAAAGTAGGGGGGTCTAATGACATTGCAGTATTTGTGGCGCCAGAAACTTCACAAATATCAGTGATAAAAGCAGTTAGTGAGAGTTTTTATCCTAGGCCAGTCGCAATTTTGAATCCGAGATGGGGGTTGGATGAAGAGGCTACATTGGGTGAATTTGTGGCTTCATTTGAGGTTGTGTATTCATTCACCGGTTTGGAAGTAAAAGGGATATTAAGTAGGAGACAAGGGGTGATCTTTACAAGTGGTGAGGAATGGAGTGTTTGGGTAGAGGAAGGAGATTTCAAACTGGTTTCAACATTTAAGGCAAGGCCTTCCCTTGCTCAAGTTGAGAATGTTTTGTATAATTTCATGGCTATCAATTCCCCTGTTACAAAGTCAGTCAAATTTCTCCGCGATATGCTATCAAATGTAACTGGAAATAAGTAA